The DNA segment TGTAGATCATAATGATAACAGTTCATTTGCATGGTTGTTTTCAAAGTGGAAGTAATGACTTTGAGGCGTTGGAGGCTTAAGTGATATTACCATCTCACTCAACCTGGTATCTATCCACTGCTGGTTAAACAGAAGCAGATCTCAGACAATTCATCAGCGTGGGACAGGGATGTGCCAAAAAACTCTGTCGCGAGTCAAACTGTCGAACATAGTCAATCATACGAGGACTTCATCTGATGTTTATGCCGCTGTGGTCTgaattttaataatattttactttttcaCAAGCTCTCAGCTTGATATTGGTGAAAAGTACAAAGTGAtgaatgtgtatggtgctgggtTTCGAACCTGTGATCATAACTTTCTGGTGCGACTAAGAGACGCAACCCTACACAGCAAATTGCTAGAAATACCTGGAATGACCATTTTGACCATTACAGTGAACATGGTGAATAGTAGCAGtgatatatgaaaaaaaaatttcaaAGCAACAATAATTGATTTTAGCTCAAGAAAAGCAGCCCCAACTGCCATTGCTTCATTTTAAAAAGATCAGTGAAGTCTGAAACAGAGAATAACATTTACTGCGTAGACTAACTGACTTTCTACACACGCGCACCGGTAACATAAAATGGCGACAGTGCGCTAATACGACATATTAATTATGTCGCGTTAACGTATTGTCGTGTTGTCGTGCATTTGTAGGCTTTTTGTACATATCTTAGACCTTTTGACCTTGTAAATTGTCGCTATGTGGTATGTTGCTCTTTGGAtcaatagaaaaatatttttcaaaatatgacaatgcgacaaatggCCGAAATGTCGCgctgtcgcattgtcgcgcttagGTTAATCTTGCCTGTTTTTTGCAACAACGCGACAATGTTCCTTCTAGGATTCCAtacgatcccgttagctgcctctctcgagaagcatgggtcgctgaagaacCCAGATCTTCGTGACAGAAGTAGAAGTAGACGTGATTTGGATTGGGTAGTCGTAGTTGTCGTAACTGTGATAgaaacagtagtagtagtagtagtagtagtagtagtagtagtagtagtagtagtagtagtagtagtagtagtagtagtagtagtagtagtagcagcaaagCCAGCACTGGCATCAGTAGTGTCTGCAACAGAGGTATTATTTGGAGCAGAATTTGTGGTGATAGAAGCAGTATCAAGTGGCTTTGTAGGACCAATAAATTTGTTGGTTTTACTTTAGATACACGCTTAGTTTTCAGACAACCTGACGTGCTTACCCAACAAAATGCCTCACGATAACGACACCTTCCTGACAAAGGATAGAGATGAGGATGGGTCCAAATATCGAGCTAACTTTGAACTGTATCCTTATGTAGAGGACCAGGAGTATGCTTTGTTCAAGGGGAAGCTGTTCGGCGAATATGGGAAGAATGGTGCCAGGCACGGCGGACTTTGTACCGTGAGAACCTGGATGAACTGTCACCCACGCTTCCAAGACTGGGATTCTTACATGATGTGTTCCAAGCGTGCAGCTCTTCTGGCAGCAGAGTTCAATAAGCTGATGATGCCCAGGACTAAGGTGGTGTTTTCCGTTCCTCTTCGAGCTCAGATGGACGCTGCGTGGAATGCCAAATCTTTTTGGGGATATATTATTCTGGCATTTTGGCCGCACCGGAAGCGCCTAAAGGAGGGCGAGGTTGTAGTAGTTGAAGACTTTCTTGGTAAAACCAGGACTCTCTACATCAGTGATTCTGGCTTTGTGGGTCCCCAGGAAAGTGATGTTCTGCAAGCATTTGGGCACTTCACCTGGAATTTCACCATGGGCAGACTGGTCATTTGTGGACTGCGAGGTGTCAACAGAAAGGGTCACTTCTGCCTCAGTGACCCAACTATTCACTCGGTACCATCAGAgtctgatgctgatgttgtgcACAATTATGGACCAAGAGACAAAGGAGGGGATGGAATTGCATCATTTTTCAAATATCATCGTTGCAATGACATTTGTCGGAACATGCCAGTACCGACTGCCTTGTATACATAGTAGGTTATCGTGATGTGCATGACACTGTTCTACATTTTATGGTGGGGATGACTTCCTTGGCTAAATCAGGATTCAATTGGTTTTAAAAAGGGCGATGTGGCCCGGATCAGTTTAGAAATTCTGGTTATGGCGATCGTTGGTAAAATCTACAAACAAGAGTATGCTTCTGACAAACCTGAAATAGAATTTGTTTCTATTTGTGTATTTACGCCTTCATCTTGCAAGTCGAATTCGAGGTGtggtaagggacacaactcttgtCCCACTCGTGTCCCTTCTAGTAATCCTGTGTCTATCCTGTGTCTGTACATAACGCGACACGAAAGTTACTATGAGACTGTTTCATCAGTACATCAAACAATGCTATATTATTACACTGGGCGAATTGCATTTAATTTCGACTCACACACCATCAATACCACGCATGCATATCATTTTACGGTGTTTCCTCTAATAAGCGACGGGTGTAAAGCAGCGGTCTACGATACGGTTTCCGAAGTTCAGTCAATCGGCGAACAAAAGAAGGCTTAGTTGGGGCAATCCAGTGAAGAGGTGTCAGCCACGCGAGTCCGATCCTGAGGTGAATTGTTGTTGTTATACTTAATTTCGTTATCAGtatcacacatatacatctttGCGACAACGCTGACTCTCCAATATCTGTTCCAGGCTAATACCATTTTCTGCGATGACACCTTCAGCACGTGTCCTGGACTCTTTGCCCAGATACATTCTGTCCATGTTTTTGTTGCTGGTAAAATGTTTCCGTTAGTATTTGCATTGTTACCTGATAAGAAAGAAAGCACTTACGTTATATATTTCTAGATGTACGCGGTTCAATGTGTCTTCTTTAATGCATTTTACTTTTGATAAAATAACCATTCCCTTTGTAGTAACTTGCGTATTTGACCTTAATTAATTTCTGTGTTGTTTAACCTTTCCAGTACATTCCTGTTCCATCTGAATATTTAAGAACGTTTCTGATGTGATTCGGCTTATTTCTTccgtgtttttttttctcagaGTCTCATgtctttttctctctcttttcaCGTCCTGACAAAGCATAGAGATGAGGATGGGTCCAAATATTGAACTAAGTTTAAACTGTATCCTTATGTGGAGGGCCGGGAGTATGCTTTGTTCAAGGGGAAGCTGTTCGGTGAATATTGGAAGAATGGTGCCAGACGCGTTGAGAACTCTGATGAATAGATACCCTCGCTTCCAAGACTGGGATTCCTTCTTGCAGCCCTTCTGGCAGCGGAGTTCAACATCAGCCTATCTTGATGCCGATTAGAAAACTAAACAGTCACGTGAGTTCGGTGGTAAATTCTGCCCCCAACCTGCTCCTTATGCTGGGTGAGAGGGGCGAAAATATTGCAATGTGTTTTGCGTGTTTATGAAAAAAAGAGTTTGCTTTTAAGTCGTTGCTACATCGTATTGTTGCAAAGTTTACCTTGCTATAGATCTGAGTCGGGTTGCAAAATTTGCGATACTGTTCAAAACGACATTTTCAAAGACATGCGTTTGACTACGGCGTATTTTATGGATGCTTCTAATGGTAGAGCGCTTAGGTCTCCGTCAGATAAATTACGGTCAAGCTCGATCTCCGTTCTCAGCCGCCCCTGCCTTTCGATCGGTTACGTAAATAGACGAAACACCATGatgcaaaacatatttaataGATATAATTCATGTACAAACATGCATGAGAGTAAATGTCTAAACGAATAAATAGTTTCactaaacaaaacatcaaattcAACATCAAATTCTCATCACCCTCGACAGATTGGTAGGGAACATACGCCTTTGATAGTAGACAATGTCTTCCTAATTCAGCTTTATACCATTGACTGGTGATTAATAGCGCTATCTCCCGACGTCTGTTCTTCAGGTCGGCAACAAATAAGCAATActtgaacataaacaaaaacacattccCCTATAATTACTTTGGACCCACATACAGATGATACTGATGGTAATAATAACGACTTTCTGAGGATAATCGGGTCCCACCAATACTCTGACGAATAGTATAAATTAGGTATCTCTAAcacatatataatgatataatacACAATCAATAACTTATTAACAAAACGAACagtgaaaacataaaatattgcacGAACAACATATGAAATGTTGGTTATAGACATTCATAGTTTCGTTTTGATTTGCGTATATAATTTCTCATTAATCACAATAATTTTATATATTCCATATGCCGAACGATAGACATGGATGACATGTGTATGTAAGATGAAAAGTATGCAAATATGTGGCATAAAATATAGGGGGAAAACTTTTAAAATGCACGGTGACATTCAAAGATATCAAAACGTGAACTGTGAATTGTGAAATATCGAAGAAAATAGGAATCAACATCATTGATGGCCAATAACATGAGCAGTGAACACAATAACTAACTAAAAGTCAACAAACATGAGAGATTGTagaaacattaaaattacaCGTGATGTACACAATACTTTCAAAACCATCTCCATTATGAATAGTTGCAAACAGTATGATAATGTAATGTAGTTCTATAAAACTATTAAACTTaattgtcaaaatcaaacataGCCTAAATCGCAGCGGCGTCCGTTTGTGACTTAGCTCTATAAACTTTTTCACTAATACGTAATTAGTAATTTAAcaaaatcaacatgatgtttgacACTGGGATTGAGAAAACTAAACTATTATTGAAACACACATAACCCATATAACAAAGGCATACCCATCCTCTCTCATATCACAGTGAGTGTTTTGTACTAGCCACAACTAATGAACACAAGCTTACACCACCACAAAGCGAATTCCTGTTAATCCGGACCGTGCCCTTTAACATCGTCCGGATAAACAAAATAGGGCCCGGACTACATTGCCTTTGACGTACAGTTTCGGATTAACGAATGTTCACTCTAGGGAATTTCTGTACCTATAGTTGACGTAACAGCGGAGAATAAATAGGCTGTGAAGCTAAAAGGCTTCAGTTTGACCTTTGGAACCTGAATAAACTTTAAAACAGTAAACAACGTAAACATAAATCTGAATAAACAACTcaacgtgacgtcatgaacgcATCGGTACACGAACAGATCTTAAAAGTAGGTCATCGAGAGAGTATCAATAAAATACTTCGGTTTTAAACTGTGCACATGTATAACCAGTTTATAACATTGGTCAGTCTTGCATCAGAACAAATGCCTACCCCTTAAAGGGAGTCCTTCCATACTTTCTAAACAATGTGTAATAtcaaaaacacaaatatcaGCATAACATCATGCATATGCAATGCAAATGGTTCTTTCAAATGGTGTGTCAAGGGGATTTTTAAAATACTTGCACGTTTTCGgaaaaatatctgaaacacaAGTACAGATATTATAACATAACGCCGGCAATAATACAAATGGCCCTTTCCTTAAATGGGGTCTGCTAGTATTGTTCCATTTCTCACGGGTCAAATACTATACTGTTTGAAAATTCATTTATATAGTCTTAAAAGCAGAAAGCCGGTGACAACTCGTCCTCTCTGAATCACGATGTACCTATGCATGTCAAGCAAATATTACCCACGATATTCACAGGAAGAGCTCCTTTAACAGGTATTATATAATGGAGCTGTAGGGGGTAGAGACTGTAATGGGTACGTATTTAAGCTGAACGGGTGTGGATGATACGGTACTTGTTTAAAGGGGGTGTCCCAGTTGCAGCAGATATTGTTACAGTGATGATGAGAGAAGAATtctgaaataccaggaaatCGACAGTCATTCTGACCGAATCGACCGGATAATGAATGGATGGTTGGGGAAGTGAAATGATAGGCGCTGCCATTACTCACACCCTGAAGCCCGCAAATCACGAGCTCTCTCGACTGGTGCCACGTGAAGTGCGAGAATGCTTGCGTCATATCCGCTTCCCCCGAGTCAGTAGAAGCACCACTCGCAGAACTGAATCTTTTAAACGTTCCCTCAATGAAATCTTCAAGAAGTACATATTCTTTTAATTTCAGTTTCTTCTCGTGGGGCTGGAATAACTTCATTACACCGCTGAAATCTGACACTTTGTTCATTTGAGCGACGAGCGGCGTTGTAAAACGGATAACTTTGCGTTTGAGACACTGGTTGAAGAGTGTCGCCATCTGGCGTCCAGCCTTGGAAGCTTCCTCCACGCTCCACCAGTCTGCCTCCCTTCCGGTGTGGGTGACGCACGCTTTCACAGCACAGAACATCCCCCGTTTTGGGCCTGTACCGTTCAGCATGCCCTTGTAAACGGCATGGTCCTTTCCCTCGTGAAAGGGGAACAACTCGAAGCTAGATCGGTACGAGTTACCTGCCCCGTCGTCACGTGACTGAAACGTTGTGTTGTCCCGTTCGAGACATAAGATCttcattgttgtagatttaAGAATCTGAAACGAGATGACGAAATAACACTTTAATAACACAGACTCCGCTCTTTCAAACCAAAGGCGCACACATAGACTtctcgtgagtttagttttacgccgcactgagcaatggAGGCGTTCctgtgatcgacagcatgagcattgatcaatacatatgggatacgatgacatgtgtcaatcaagtcagtgagtctgaccacccgatcccgttagtcgcctcttacaacaagcatggattactaaaGACCAGTTACaacccgaatcttcatgggTGGCATCTACTAACGATTGAGGAAGGAAATTCGATTTTTCTGTTTGAATATTATTCTACCAACCATGGCTGCTGCATCAGCTTTCAAAACACACGATGCCGACAAGGTCAAAGATTTATTTTTCGCTAAGCGGAAAATTTTTCGCTAAGCGGAAATAACCACAGGTTGAGAACGCTTTCTCTCATCCAAAGCTGACTTCAAAAGGAAGCTTGGGTG comes from the Haliotis asinina isolate JCU_RB_2024 chromosome 12, JCU_Hal_asi_v2, whole genome shotgun sequence genome and includes:
- the LOC137257451 gene encoding alpha-protein kinase vwkA-like codes for the protein MPHDNDTFLTKDRDEDGSKYRANFELYPYVEDQEYALFKGKLFGEYGKNGARHGGLCTVRTWMNCHPRFQDWDSYMMCSKRAALLAAEFNKLMMPRTKVVFSVPLRAQMDAAWNAKSFWGYIILAFWPHRKRLKEGEVVVVEDFLGKTRTLYISDSGFVGPQESDVLQAFGHFTWNFTMGRLVICGLRGVNRKGHFCLSDPTIHSVPSESDADVVHNYGPRDKGGDGIASFFKYHRCNDICRNMPVPTALYT